One window of Dermacentor andersoni chromosome 7, qqDerAnde1_hic_scaffold, whole genome shotgun sequence genomic DNA carries:
- the LOC129380082 gene encoding uncharacterized protein isoform X2 has product MRRICGTSLPTMEKYSVHQIAAHNFEADYVHLVFRNNKEFHEWKAEEEGSQNCWFILPRDPKKLASGETRIHYYCNRSGEARKKEGHSDRREKSQGSCRSDLVL; this is encoded by the exons atgcgacgtatatgtggcacttccctgcctacaatggagaagtattcggtgcaccagatcgctgcgcacaacttcgaggctgattacgtgcacctggtgttccggaacaataagg aatttcatgaatggaaagcagaagaagagggtagccaaaactgctggttcattttgcccagggaccccaaaaagctggccagtggagaaacaaggatccactattactgtaatagatcaggcgaggcaaggaaaaaggaaggtcaTAGTGACCGTCGGGAGAAAAGTCAGGGGAGCTGTAGGTCTG atcttgtgctatga
- the LOC140219579 gene encoding uncharacterized protein has translation MSHGHPVGISFGHPNRIWTSPVRPMDVHVGYPDGWTLGLMVDVPRISVVTWVQASASVRSTAIGPNERSCAFLGYNSLIQRKDAFRELCGVSANVFSLLLSVLSPIVVREVDVPIFQKLSIFLMKMKLGVSFASIAVLFGLHRTTVSRIFYFVLTNLLNAMQKWIPEPSLGAVQATMPTCFKLHFPRCRYIIDCTELRTEEPPTTEQKRALFSHYKGGYTLKFLIGILPNGTVTFVSQAYGGRTSDTHITLESGFLDRIEPGDVILADKGFPGIKAPTESQKGIIVLPPFSKGNVQFTHEELEQTYHVAQVRIHVERAIQRLKMFGIVNSRVPIDLIPHMSDIMRMCCILANLQPPIIEPSNPDTELV, from the coding sequence ATGTCCCATGGACATCCCGTGGGGATATCCTTCGGACATCCAAACAGGATATGGACTTCTCCTGTACGTCCCATGGACGTCCATGTTGGATATCCGGATGGGTGGACGTTGGGACTTATGGTGGACGTCCCACGGATATCCGTGGTTACTTGGGTACAAGCAAGTGCCTCTGTGAGATCGACAGCTATCGGACCGAACGAGCGCAGCTGTGCATTTCTTGGCTACAATTCTCTGATCCAGAGAAAGGATGCCTTTCGTGAACTGTGTGGTGTTAGCGCAAACGTCTTTTCTCTGTTATTGTCTGTGCTTTCACCCATTGTTGTGAGAGAAGTGGACGTGCCAATTTTCCAGAAGTTGTCCATATTCCTGATGAAAATGAAGCTGGGCGTTTCATTCGCCAGCATTGCAGTGCTTTTTGGCCTTCATCGCACGACAGTTAGCCGCATATTCTACTTTGTATTAACTAATCTGTTAAATGCAATGCAGAAATGGATACCGGAGCCATCGCTTGGAGCAGTACAAGCCACGATGCCCACATGTTTTAAGCTGCACTTCCCACGCTGCCGCTACATAATTGATTGCACAGAGCTTCGCACAGAAGAACCACCCACCACAGAACAGAAACGTGCCCTGTTTTCGCATTACAAAGGTGGCTACACGTTGAAGTTTTTGATAGGTATATTGCCAAATGGAACAGTCACCTTTGTGTCACAGGCGTATGGTGGCCGCACCTCAGACACTCACATTACACTGGAGTCAGGGTTTCTTGATCGCATAGAACCAGGAGATGTTATTTTAGCGGACAAGGGTTTCCCTGGAATTAAAGCACCCACTGAAAGCCAGAAGGGAATTATTGTGCTACCACCATTTTCGAAAGGAAATGTTCAATTCACCCATGAAGAGCTGGAGCAAACCTATCATGTCGCACAAGTGCGTATACATGTTGAAAGAGCTATACAGAGACTGAAAATGTTTGGCATAGTGAATTCAAGGGTGCCTATTGATCTGATTCCCCACATGAGTGACATAATGCGGATGTGCTGCATTCTTGCGAACCTTCAGCCACCCATTATTGAGCCAAGTAATCCAGACACAGAGTTAGTTTGA
- the LOC129380082 gene encoding uncharacterized protein isoform X1, whose amino-acid sequence MRRICGTSLPTMEKYSVHQIAAHNFEADYVHLVFRNNKEFHEWKAEEEGSQNCWFILPRDPKKLASGETRIHYYCNRSGEARKKEGHSDRREKSQGSCRSVCKHIHCVVIANPTSSNKAHESSPEEACEILCYEMRRCKIKTPCRFHNAFKKPREAWR is encoded by the exons atgcgacgtatatgtggcacttccctgcctacaatggagaagtattcggtgcaccagatcgctgcgcacaacttcgaggctgattacgtgcacctggtgttccggaacaataagg aatttcatgaatggaaagcagaagaagagggtagccaaaactgctggttcattttgcccagggaccccaaaaagctggccagtggagaaacaaggatccactattactgtaatagatcaggcgaggcaaggaaaaaggaaggtcaTAGTGACCGTCGGGAGAAAAGTCAGGGGAGCTGTAGGTCTG tgtgcaagcacattcactgtgtggtcatcgctaatccaactagcagcaacaaggcccatgagagctcacccgaagaagcatgtgag atcttgtgctatgagatgaggaggtgtaaaataaaaacaccgtgtagatttcacaatgcctttaagaaaccacgcgaagcttggagatga